One Hordeum vulgare subsp. vulgare chromosome 4H, MorexV3_pseudomolecules_assembly, whole genome shotgun sequence DNA window includes the following coding sequences:
- the LOC123447320 gene encoding putative AP2/ERF and B3 domain-containing protein Os01g0140700: MASSKPTNPEVDNDMECSSPESGAEDAVESSSPVAAPSSRFKGVVPQPNGRWGAQIYEKHSRVWLGTFGDEEAAACAYDVAALRFRGRDAVTNHQRLPAAEGAGWSSTSELAFLADHSKAEIVDMLRKHTYDDELRQGLRRGHGRAQPTPAWAREFLFEKALTPSDVGKLNRLVVPKQHAEKHFPPTTAAAAGSDGKGLLLNFEDGQGKVWRFRYSYWNSSQSYVLTKGWSRFVQEKGLCAGDTVTFSRSAYVMNDTDEQLFIDYKQSSKNDEAADVATADENEAGHVAVKLFGVDIGWAGMAGSSGG, translated from the coding sequence ATGGCGTCTAGCAAGCCGACAAACCCCGAGGTAGACAATGACATGGAGTGCTCCTCCCCGGAATCGGGTGCCGAGGACGCCGTGGAGTCGTCGTCGCCGGTGGCAGCGCCATCTTCGCGGTTCAAGGGCGTCGTGCCGCAGCCTAACGGGCGCTGGGGCGCGCAGATCTACGAGAAGCACTCGCGGGTGTGGCTTGGCACGTTCGGGGACGAGGAAGCCGCCGCGTGCGCCTACGACGTGGCCGCGCTCCGCTTCCGCGGCCGCGACGCCGTCACCAACCACCAGCGCCTGCCGGCGGCGGAGGGGGCCGGCTGGTCGTCCACGAGCGAGCTCGCCTTCCTCGCCGACCACTCCAAGGCCGAGATCGTCGACATGCTCCGGAAGCACACCTACGACgacgagctccggcagggcctgcGCCGCGGCCACGGGCGCGCGCAGCCCACGCCGGCGTGGGCGCGAGAGTTCCTCTTCGAGAAGGCCCTGACCCCGAGCGACGTCGGCAAGCTCAACCGCCTGGTCGTTCCGAAGCAGCACGCCGAGAAGCACTTCCccccgacgacggcggcggccgcCGGAAGCGACGGCAAGGGCTTGCTGCTCAACTTCGAGGACGgccaagggaaggtgtggaggttCCGGTACTCATACTGGAACAGCAGCCAGAGCTACGTGCTCACCAAGGGCTGGAGCCGCTTCGTCCAAGAAAAGGGCCTCTGCGCCGGCGACACCGTGACGTTCTCCCGGTCGGCGTACGTGATGAATGACACGGATGAGCAGCTCTTCATCGACTACAAGCAGAGTAGCAAGAACGACGAAGCGGCCGACGTAGCCACTGCCGATGAGAATGAGGCCGGCCATGTCGCCGTGAAGCTCTTCGGGGTCGACATTGGCTGGGCTGGGATGGCGGGATCATCAGGTGGGTGA